The nucleotide window CGATTGCGTACGGGAAAGAAACCTTGTCCGCCCTCGCCCTAAAACTCCCAGGATTCGACGGAATCCTTTCTTTTTTCATGTCCCCCGGCAAGGAATTTGCAGACGAACTCAGCACGAGGCTTAAAGTGATAGCAGGTCTTGAAAAACCAAATCTTATGCACACCGAGGATTTTTATCTGAAAGAAAACAAGAAACTTCTCGAAGAGCTTGAAAGGTCTCTTAAAACTGAAAAAAAGGATTCCATACTCGTATTATGGGGACCCCATGAGGATATTGAAACTGCGAGAGACGTAATCGAAGAAAGATGTATGTTGCTCTTTGACGGAGTGCCCGGTGAGACAAGAAAAGGACTTTTGGACGGAACGACGATCTTTGAAAGGGTTTTGCCGGGACCAGATCGTATGTATCCCGACACCGACTCTGCACCGATACCTATTGAAAATTCTTACATCGAAAAAATCGAAAACTCTCTCCCGATCTCCATTGAAGACAGGTTCTCCCAGATGAAATCCTGGGATATCCCCGACGACGTCAATGTTTATCTGATGAAAAAAAACCTTCTGCCCGTCTTGGAAGAATTGCATACCAATTTCGAAATAGATCAAAAATTTCTTTCATGCCTATTCGGGCATTACATTAAAAACCTCGAAGGCAGATACAAAAAGAATTTTCCATACACAAAATTACCGGTCGTATTCCAATACATGAAATCTCAATCAATAGTTTTCGAAAAAATCAAAGATGTCTCAAAAATACTAATTGAGAATCCAAACATGGAGCCCGAGTCTCTTTTTTCAACGGCGGGATTCGTCAAAAAAGACAAAAAAGAAATAATTGCCATGATTCCGGAGCTGAAAAAAAACTTTTCTAAAATCAGAAAATCCAAAAACGACGGCGCAGAAAAAAGATGGCTCATGGGAAGATTAAAAGACCTTTCCACCGGCAACATACCCCTTAAAGAGCTTGAAGCGGAGATAGACTAATGCTTGAAATCTACAAGGGCTACCGGGGAATTTCTCTTGATGTTTTGAAAAAATTCAACGCGCCTGTATGGACGGATGTAATCATAAAAAC belongs to candidate division WOR-3 bacterium and includes:
- a CDS encoding Glu-tRNA(Gln) amidotransferase GatDE subunit E, with product IAYGKETLSALALKLPGFDGILSFFMSPGKEFADELSTRLKVIAGLEKPNLMHTEDFYLKENKKLLEELERSLKTEKKDSILVLWGPHEDIETARDVIEERCMLLFDGVPGETRKGLLDGTTIFERVLPGPDRMYPDTDSAPIPIENSYIEKIENSLPISIEDRFSQMKSWDIPDDVNVYLMKKNLLPVLEELHTNFEIDQKFLSCLFGHYIKNLEGRYKKNFPYTKLPVVFQYMKSQSIVFEKIKDVSKILIENPNMEPESLFSTAGFVKKDKKEIIAMIPELKKNFSKIRKSKNDGAEKRWLMGRLKDLSTGNIPLKELEAEID